A window of the Pirellulales bacterium genome harbors these coding sequences:
- a CDS encoding vitamin B12-dependent ribonucleotide reductase, with translation MSDTSVRLQSAPLAVADRPSPKSPRRFSRGVVVESRFCPRDVADPFDTVQWEIRTAAIKGESGEVLFEQNDCEVPDFWSQLATNVVCSKYFYGEVGTPEREKSVRQLIHRVSRTIADWGIHDGYFASADDGERFYRDLTWLCLHQHGAFNSPVWFNVGLYHQYGVKGAQCNWHWDHEAKEVRQPDNPYEYPQGSACFIQSVDDNMEAIMELARSEAMLFKFGSGTGTDLSTLRSHREKLSGGGKPSGPLSFMRVYDQIAAVVKSGGKTRRAAKMQSIKVWHPDVLEFIECKAKEEKKARILIQNGYDPNFNGEAYSSILFQNANLSVRVTDDFMQAAVEDKSWSTHWVTDPSRNGPTYQASDLMHKMAECAWYCGDPGVQYDTTINRWHTCPNSGRINASNPCSEYMFLDDTACNLASINLMKFRRDDGTFDVEGFQAACRVYFIAQEILVDHASYPTKPIAENSHRFRPLGLGYSNLGSLIMSSGLAYDSPAALGLCGAMTALLHGAGNLASVELAAAVGPFDGYADNREPMLRVMQMHRDAVENIDLACPDYLKKAARSVWDEVLANGRQYGFRNAQATVLAPTGTISFLMDCDTTGIEPDIALVKYKQLAGGGMLKIVNNTVPAALQKLGYDQPEIESILGYIDREDTIEGAADLKAEHLAVFDCAFQPRNGTRSIAWKAHVRMMAAAQPFLSGAISKTVNMPRDTTPDDIADAYLEGWRLGLKALAVYRDGSKESQPLSTSTEGDKAAEKVKAIPRRERLADTRNSITHKFSIAGHEGYITVGLYEDGRPGELFITMAKEGSTIGGLMDCFGTAVSMSLQYGVPLEVYVNKFSHTRFEPMGHTKNADIRIAKSIVDYIFRWLGITFLPGYREASAGLPVADASAGKETGGDDEPGEVKPAARKAGGLAHGTGASKSQTNGLHKPEAQATTYQGEASARPQQPEASARPYRNGSHKSPVPSGKSNLPERAALIAPDWDANDLLALPATRSDQFANFQADAPTCDNCGAITVRNGNCYLCHNCGNSMGCS, from the coding sequence ATGTCAGATACCAGTGTTCGTCTTCAATCGGCCCCGTTGGCAGTCGCTGACCGGCCTAGCCCCAAGTCGCCCCGGCGTTTCTCGCGCGGGGTGGTCGTCGAGTCGCGGTTTTGCCCGCGGGACGTGGCCGATCCCTTCGATACGGTGCAGTGGGAGATTCGCACTGCGGCCATCAAAGGCGAGTCGGGCGAGGTGCTGTTCGAGCAAAACGATTGCGAGGTGCCCGACTTCTGGAGCCAGCTCGCCACCAACGTCGTGTGCAGCAAATACTTCTACGGCGAAGTCGGCACGCCCGAACGCGAGAAGAGCGTGCGGCAACTCATTCACCGCGTCAGCCGCACCATCGCCGATTGGGGCATTCACGACGGCTACTTCGCCTCGGCCGACGACGGCGAACGGTTCTATCGCGATCTGACCTGGCTCTGCTTGCACCAGCACGGGGCGTTCAATTCGCCGGTCTGGTTCAACGTCGGCCTCTATCACCAGTACGGCGTGAAAGGCGCCCAGTGCAACTGGCATTGGGATCACGAAGCCAAGGAAGTGCGGCAGCCTGACAATCCCTACGAGTATCCGCAAGGGTCGGCCTGCTTTATCCAGAGCGTCGATGACAACATGGAAGCCATCATGGAGCTGGCCCGCAGCGAAGCGATGCTCTTCAAGTTCGGGTCCGGCACCGGCACCGACCTGTCGACGCTGCGTTCGCACCGCGAGAAGCTGTCGGGCGGGGGCAAGCCTTCCGGTCCGCTGTCGTTCATGCGGGTTTACGACCAGATTGCCGCCGTGGTCAAGAGCGGCGGCAAAACCCGCCGCGCCGCCAAGATGCAGTCGATCAAGGTCTGGCATCCCGACGTCCTGGAGTTCATCGAGTGCAAGGCCAAAGAAGAAAAGAAGGCCCGCATTCTCATCCAGAACGGCTACGACCCCAACTTCAACGGCGAGGCTTATAGTTCGATCCTGTTCCAGAACGCGAACTTGTCGGTGCGTGTGACCGACGACTTCATGCAGGCCGCGGTCGAAGACAAGTCGTGGAGCACGCACTGGGTGACCGATCCATCGCGCAACGGCCCGACCTATCAGGCAAGCGACTTGATGCACAAGATGGCCGAGTGCGCTTGGTACTGTGGCGATCCGGGCGTGCAGTACGACACGACCATCAACCGCTGGCACACCTGTCCGAACTCCGGACGAATCAACGCCTCGAACCCGTGCTCGGAATACATGTTTCTCGATGACACGGCCTGCAACCTGGCCAGCATCAACCTGATGAAGTTCCGCCGCGACGACGGCACGTTCGACGTGGAAGGTTTTCAGGCCGCTTGCCGCGTCTACTTCATCGCCCAGGAAATCCTGGTCGATCACGCCAGCTATCCCACCAAGCCGATCGCGGAGAACAGCCATCGTTTCCGGCCGCTCGGTCTGGGCTATTCCAATCTGGGCAGCTTGATCATGTCGAGCGGACTGGCCTACGATTCGCCGGCGGCGCTGGGACTGTGCGGAGCGATGACGGCCCTGTTGCACGGGGCCGGCAACCTGGCCAGCGTGGAACTGGCGGCCGCCGTGGGACCGTTCGACGGCTATGCCGACAACCGCGAGCCGATGCTGCGGGTCATGCAGATGCACCGCGACGCCGTGGAGAACATCGACCTGGCCTGCCCCGATTATCTGAAGAAGGCGGCCCGCTCGGTTTGGGACGAAGTGCTCGCCAACGGCCGGCAATATGGCTTCCGCAACGCTCAGGCCACCGTGCTCGCGCCCACGGGCACCATCAGCTTCTTGATGGATTGCGACACGACGGGCATCGAGCCCGACATCGCCCTGGTCAAGTACAAGCAGTTGGCCGGCGGCGGCATGCTGAAGATCGTCAACAACACGGTGCCCGCGGCCTTGCAAAAGCTGGGCTACGATCAGCCGGAGATCGAGTCGATTCTGGGCTACATCGACCGCGAAGACACGATCGAAGGCGCGGCCGATCTGAAGGCCGAGCACCTGGCGGTGTTCGACTGTGCCTTCCAGCCGCGCAACGGCACGCGGTCGATCGCCTGGAAAGCGCACGTGCGGATGATGGCCGCGGCCCAGCCGTTCCTATCGGGGGCGATCTCGAAGACGGTGAACATGCCGCGCGACACCACGCCCGACGACATCGCCGACGCTTATCTCGAAGGTTGGCGGCTGGGCCTCAAGGCGCTGGCCGTTTATCGCGACGGCTCGAAAGAGAGCCAACCGTTGTCGACGAGCACCGAAGGCGACAAGGCGGCCGAAAAGGTGAAGGCCATCCCGCGTCGCGAGCGGCTGGCCGACACGCGCAACTCGATCACGCACAAATTCAGCATCGCCGGGCACGAGGGCTACATCACCGTCGGGCTGTATGAAGACGGCCGGCCGGGCGAGCTGTTCATCACCATGGCCAAAGAGGGAAGCACCATCGGCGGCCTGATGGACTGCTTCGGCACGGCGGTCTCGATGAGCTTGCAATACGGGGTGCCGCTGGAAGTGTACGTGAACAAGTTCTCGCACACGCGCTTCGAGCCGATGGGGCACACGAAGAACGCCGACATCCGGATTGCCAAGAGTATCGTCGACTATATTTTCCGTTGGTTGGGCATCACGTTTTTGCCCGGCTATCGCGAGGCGAGTGCTGGACTACCGGTAGCCGACGCCTCGGCCGGTAAGGAAACCGGAGGAGACGATGAGCCGGGGGAGGTTAAGCCCGCCGCCAGGAAGGCCGGCGGGCTGGCCCATGGGACCGGAGCGTCCAAGTCGCAGACGAATGGCCTGCACAAGCCCGAAGCGCAAGCGACGACCTACCAAGGCGAAGCGTCAGCGAGGCCACAGCAACCCGAAGCGTCAGCGAGGCCATATAGGAACGGCTCGCACAAGAGTCCCGTTCCGTCCGGAAAGTCCAACCTGCCGGAGCGCGCCGCCCTGATCGCACCCGACTGGGACGCCAACGATCTGTTGGCGCTTCCGGCCACGCGCAGCGACCAGTTCGCCAATTTCCAGGCGGACGCTCCGACCTGCGACAACTGCGGTGCGATTACGGTCCGCAACGGCAACTGTTATCTCTGCCACAACTGCGGCAACAGCATGGGCTGCTCGTAA